One genomic window of Streptomonospora nanhaiensis includes the following:
- the metH gene encoding methionine synthase: MSSRLSFRDALAQRVIVADGAMGTMLQAHNLDLDDFDGLEGCNEILNVTRPDVVRAVHGAFFDVGVDCVETNTFGTNFAALSEYDIPHRTHELAAAGARLAREVADENSTADHPRYVLGSVGPGTKLPTLGHVPFATLRDYYEQCHRGLIEGGADAILIETCQDLLQTKAAVIAAQRARRAAGVDIPIIAQVTIETTGTMLLGSEIGAALTSLEPLGIDAIGLNCATGPAEMSEHLRYLSHHARVPITCMPNAGLPELGADGAVYPLQPHELADAHDTFTTEFGLSMVGGCCGTTPEHLRQVVERVAGRGIKERRPVSEPAAASLYQSVPFRQDTSYLAIGERTNANGSKKFRESMIEERYDDCVEIARDQIRDGAHMLDLNIDYVGRDGAADMRELASRLATASTLPLMLDSTEPAVIEAGLEMLGGRAVVNSVNYEDGDGPDSRIKRLMPVIKEHGAAVVGLTIDEEGQARTAEWKVRVAVRLIEELTGEWGMRLEDIIIDALTFPIATGQDETRRDGLETLEAIKEITRRYPGVQTTLGLSNLSFGLNPAARIVLNSVFLHECVEAGLTSAIVHASKILPMNRIPEEQRQVALDMIYDRRTPDYDPLARFLELFEGVDAQAMKASRAEELAALPLWERLERRIIDGEMVGIEADLDAALAERPALDIVNDTLLSGMKVVGELFGSGQMQLPFVLKSAEVMKAAVAYLEPHMEKTEDDGKGRIVLATVKGDVHDIGKNLVDIILSNNGYDVVNLGIKQPVSAILEAAEENRADVIGMSGLLVKSTVVMRENLEEMNSRGIARRYPVLLGGAALTRSYVEQDLAEVFEGDVRYARDAFEGLRLMDAFMAVKRGVEGAELPALRQRRVKGGAKLKVTEPEDMPARSDVATDNPVPTPPFWGDRISKGVPLADYAAYLDERATFMGQWGLKGAKGDGPTYEELVETEGRPRLRMWLDRIQTDGLLEAAVVYGYFPCHSDGDDLVVLDDDGSERTRFTFPRQRRDRHLCLADFFRPKESGETDVVALQVVTVGSAISRATQKLFEQNAYRDYLELHGLSVQLTEALAEYWHTRVRAELGFAGEDPADLDAFFKLGYRGARFSLGYGACPNLEDRAKIMQLLEPERVGVTLSEEFQLVPEQATDAIVIHHPEAKYFNV, translated from the coding sequence ATGAGTTCTCGACTCTCCTTCCGAGATGCCCTCGCCCAGCGCGTCATCGTGGCCGACGGCGCGATGGGCACGATGCTCCAGGCCCACAACCTCGACCTCGATGACTTCGACGGGCTCGAAGGCTGCAACGAGATCCTCAACGTCACCCGCCCCGACGTCGTCCGCGCCGTCCACGGCGCGTTCTTCGACGTCGGTGTCGACTGTGTCGAGACCAACACCTTCGGCACCAACTTCGCCGCTCTCAGCGAGTACGACATCCCCCACCGCACGCACGAACTCGCCGCGGCCGGCGCCCGCCTGGCCCGCGAGGTCGCCGACGAGAACTCCACCGCCGACCACCCCCGCTACGTCCTCGGCTCCGTCGGCCCCGGCACCAAGCTGCCGACCCTGGGCCACGTGCCCTTCGCCACGCTGCGCGACTACTACGAGCAGTGCCACCGCGGCCTCATCGAGGGCGGCGCCGACGCCATCCTCATCGAGACCTGCCAGGACCTGCTGCAGACCAAGGCCGCCGTGATCGCCGCCCAGCGCGCCCGGCGCGCCGCCGGCGTGGACATCCCGATCATCGCCCAGGTCACCATCGAGACCACCGGCACCATGCTGCTGGGCTCGGAGATCGGCGCCGCCCTGACCTCCCTGGAGCCGCTGGGCATCGACGCCATCGGCCTCAACTGCGCCACCGGGCCGGCCGAGATGAGCGAGCACCTGCGCTACCTCTCCCACCACGCCCGCGTGCCGATCACCTGCATGCCCAACGCCGGCCTGCCCGAGCTGGGCGCCGACGGCGCGGTCTACCCGCTGCAGCCCCACGAGCTGGCCGACGCCCACGACACCTTCACCACCGAGTTCGGGCTGTCGATGGTCGGCGGCTGCTGCGGCACCACCCCCGAGCACCTGCGCCAGGTGGTCGAGCGCGTGGCCGGGCGCGGCATCAAGGAGCGCCGCCCGGTCAGCGAGCCCGCCGCCGCCTCCCTCTACCAGAGCGTGCCGTTCCGCCAGGACACCAGCTACCTGGCCATCGGCGAGCGCACCAACGCCAACGGCTCCAAGAAGTTCCGCGAGTCGATGATCGAGGAGCGCTACGACGACTGCGTCGAGATCGCCCGCGACCAGATCCGCGACGGCGCCCACATGCTCGACCTCAACATCGACTACGTCGGCCGCGACGGCGCCGCCGACATGCGCGAGCTGGCCTCCCGGCTGGCCACCGCCTCCACCCTGCCGCTGATGCTGGACTCCACCGAGCCCGCCGTGATCGAGGCCGGCCTGGAGATGCTGGGCGGGCGCGCCGTGGTCAACTCGGTCAACTACGAGGACGGCGACGGCCCCGACTCCCGCATCAAGCGGTTGATGCCGGTCATCAAGGAGCACGGCGCCGCCGTGGTCGGCCTGACCATCGACGAGGAGGGCCAGGCCCGCACCGCCGAGTGGAAGGTGCGCGTGGCCGTGCGCCTCATCGAGGAGCTGACCGGCGAGTGGGGCATGCGCCTTGAGGACATCATCATCGACGCCCTCACCTTCCCCATCGCCACCGGCCAGGACGAGACCCGCCGCGACGGCCTGGAGACCCTGGAGGCCATCAAGGAGATCACCCGGCGCTACCCGGGGGTGCAGACCACGCTGGGCCTGTCCAACCTGTCCTTCGGCCTCAACCCGGCCGCCCGCATCGTGCTGAACTCGGTGTTCCTGCACGAGTGCGTCGAGGCGGGGCTGACCTCGGCCATCGTGCACGCCTCCAAGATCCTGCCGATGAACCGGATCCCCGAGGAGCAGCGGCAGGTCGCCCTGGACATGATCTACGACCGCCGCACCCCCGACTACGACCCGCTCGCCCGGTTCCTTGAACTGTTCGAGGGCGTCGACGCCCAGGCCATGAAGGCCTCGCGCGCCGAGGAGCTGGCGGCGCTGCCGCTGTGGGAGCGGCTGGAGCGGCGCATCATCGACGGCGAGATGGTGGGCATCGAGGCCGACCTCGACGCCGCGCTGGCCGAGCGCCCGGCGCTGGACATCGTCAACGACACCCTGCTGTCGGGCATGAAGGTCGTGGGCGAGCTGTTCGGCTCGGGCCAGATGCAGCTGCCTTTCGTGCTGAAGTCGGCCGAGGTCATGAAGGCCGCCGTGGCCTACCTCGAACCCCACATGGAGAAGACCGAGGACGACGGCAAGGGCCGCATCGTGCTGGCCACCGTCAAGGGCGACGTCCACGACATCGGCAAGAACCTCGTGGACATCATCCTGTCCAACAACGGCTACGACGTGGTCAACCTCGGCATCAAGCAGCCGGTGTCGGCCATCCTGGAGGCCGCCGAGGAGAACCGGGCCGACGTCATCGGCATGTCGGGCCTGCTCGTGAAGTCCACCGTGGTGATGCGGGAGAACCTGGAGGAGATGAACTCCCGGGGCATCGCCCGCCGCTACCCGGTGCTGCTGGGCGGTGCCGCGCTCACCCGCTCCTACGTCGAGCAGGACCTCGCCGAGGTGTTCGAGGGCGACGTCCGCTACGCCCGCGACGCCTTCGAGGGGCTGCGGCTCATGGACGCGTTCATGGCCGTCAAGCGCGGTGTGGAGGGCGCCGAGCTGCCCGCGCTGCGCCAGCGGCGGGTCAAGGGCGGCGCCAAGCTGAAGGTCACCGAACCCGAGGACATGCCCGCCCGCAGCGACGTCGCCACCGACAACCCGGTGCCCACCCCGCCGTTCTGGGGCGACCGCATCAGCAAGGGCGTGCCCCTGGCCGACTACGCCGCCTACCTGGACGAGCGCGCCACCTTCATGGGCCAGTGGGGCCTCAAGGGCGCCAAGGGCGACGGCCCCACCTACGAGGAGCTGGTCGAGACCGAGGGCCGGCCGCGGCTGCGGATGTGGCTGGACCGCATTCAGACCGACGGCCTGCTCGAGGCCGCCGTGGTCTACGGCTACTTCCCCTGCCACAGCGACGGCGACGACCTGGTCGTGCTGGACGACGACGGCAGCGAGCGCACCCGCTTCACCTTCCCGCGCCAGCGCCGCGACCGCCACCTGTGCCTGGCCGACTTCTTCCGGCCCAAGGAGTCCGGCGAGACCGACGTGGTGGCGCTGCAGGTCGTGACCGTGGGGTCGGCGATCAGCCGGGCCACCCAGAAGCTGTTCGAGCAGAACGCCTACCGCGACTACCTGGAGCTGCACGGGCTGTCGGTGCAGCTCACCGAGGCGCTGGCGGAGTACTGGCACACCCGCGTACGCGCCGAGCTGGGCTTCGCCGGCGAGGACCCCGCCGACCTCGACGCGTTCTTCAAGCTGGGCTACCGCGGCGCCCGCTTCTCGCTGGGCTACGGCGCCTGCCCCAACCTGGAGGACCGGGCCAAGATCATGCAGCTGCTGGAGCCCGAGCGCGTGGGGGTCACGTTGTCCGAGGAGTTCCAGCTCGTTCCCGAACAGGCCACCGACGCGATCGTCATTCATCACCCTGAGGCGAAATACTTCAACGTATGA